The following is a genomic window from Vitis vinifera cultivar Pinot Noir 40024 chromosome 6, ASM3070453v1.
CTCTAAATAGAGCTCTTCCATGCCCTGagcttttaaaattaatggagCACTCCAACCTTTTAAGTTCCCTTACAGACTTTGAGGTTTCTACCTTGGCCCTTTTAGCCCCATTCCTCTGATTCTTCTGATCTTTCCTCATGATCCATCTCTTGAGCATATTTAAAATTTCCTCTTCACATCCCGTGGTTGGCATGCCCAGAAAATCACTAAACTGAGCAAGACAAGAGGATTTCCAGTCTTCCTCTGACTCCGTACCACCCACAGTCTGCCTCAAGGAGTGTTTTGCATCAGTACTTGTCTCACTCACAGCTGCTAATGCCATTAGGCTACTAGTCTCCTAGAAGATCATTTAAGGTGTTggtttcctaaattttaaatCCCACAATCAGTGTTAAGACCTCATTATGCTACATGACAAATGGCACATAATTTCCTATGTACATGGGCATTGTAAAATGCATGAAATCCCTGTATTATCCACTGTGCAATGTTATATCATTATGAAATAAGTGTGCAACAAGGTTATGATCCACATATTCAACAAGAATGTCAAAAAAGGAAATAGCAAATAGAAACTGGGGCACCTATTTGTATCTAAAATGATGAATCCCTTCCCTCTGGATCATAGCACTGGTGAAAAGATGTAAGTAGGTACAAAAAAAGAGATGATAGAACACAAAGAGGAAGAGAACACTAAACATAACTAGAATGAATAACAGAATTCAAAACCTCATGTTTTATTAAAGACATGGAATAGGAACTGTTTTGCAGATGCCACAAATTCCTAAATGCTTAGGTCATATTCGAGTGAGGCCTCTTTTGGGATACCTTTATGGTTTTTTACTTTAGCTAGAACCCTAGAAGTTGAAGTTGAAGTCAAAGCTACAATTATTAAAGGACAATATTAGtattataaaaacatgaaataactTTTTGCATAAACCAAAATAGTGCTTCTACAATAAGTAACATTGTTTTGACTTTCATATTAAACTCTTTTTTAAACCGTatgatcttcaaataaaaatagtcAAACAAGTAACAAAGCTCTTATTAAGCTTAAAAGAGAGCTTTTGGCTACTCAAAAGCTGATCCTAACAGGACCTGAGACATAAACTTCACCCATGCATGATATTGGTAAAGGCATCCATCATGAGGCATGTGTTGAGGCCCGACATTCATATAAATATCAATAACCCCTTCAAACTCAGCATAAGACTAGTAATGACTCAAAAAGGCACTCCATAGATACTGAGATGGAAAATTTTGTCCCAAATCATTCATCCAATTACTGTAATACTGTTGATCCAaagatagaattaaaaataattaacaaatataacataTCTTAGGTGGATGGGTTGGAGAAGGTCAGAACTTTGGTTTTGGCAAAGAAGGATAATACTAGTCCGAATAGAAAACCACATTTCTCACAAATGTCCCACAAAAATGCAATGCAGCTGCATTCAGCCAATCACAAGGATACCATTGAGCTATggacaacaaaaatataatgaatatgACATGTCTTGGATGGATGCCTGAGAGAGGATGTGTTTTTTGGTTCTGGCAATCAAGGACAACAATAGTCTGAATAGCAAACCACATTTCTGAAACATGttccttattttttttgataggtaaaaaagaatatattgaATAAGAAGAAAGGACACCCAAAGGGTGACCTGAAGCATACAGTAAGTATCCAGTTATCACCAAAAAGAAGAATTTACAAAAAAGAGGGGTAATAAAAAACACCACCTGTCCTCATCTAGAGCCCAACtaatcaaagaaaatgattaaaGGAAGAGACCATTCATCTATACACAACTTAGTCCAAGCCCAAAGAGTAGGAACAAAGGAGTTTTCGGCCTTCGAACCAACAGCTCCTCATTATCAAAGGCAAGtttgttcctttccttccaaactgtccaaaaaatacaaataaaggCTGCCTTTCAagcctttttgtgtttcttgcCCACCAAGGAATCATACCACCTGAGAAAAGTCTCTCTAACCGTCAAGAGTAGTACCCAGGACACCCCAAAGAGAGCAAAATTTCCGAAACATGTTCCTCGACGACTATGCATGTGCATTGCCTACTTCTAAGGTGTCAGAGACAGAGTTGCCCTATTTTATGCACACCTCGCTAATCTTATTGTAGCTAGCTGCCTTCCACATTAAGTTAAGAGCTCTCTTGGATTAAGCAATTCAATTGTCACCAACCCTTGGTTGCTTCTGACCTTTTCTGGTGCTGTGGGGTATGCACACTTATTTTGTAGGAAAAATTAACTGACATGTGGcagtagaaaaaaaaaggaagaagaagaagcatcaCATACCTGCTATTAAGACAAGGGTGGACTGTGTAACTAAGCATATACAAATTTTTTCTTACTATAGGATTAGGAAGACCTTttactcataaaaaaaattttaagttcttTTGGAAGTACAAGTCTATATAGCActgtttgatttcattttcaatCTGATGACTCTTTGTTTTCCATGTGTCACACATATTACTTGGTTCATTCTATTTACAGAGAACCGTACTAATGGCTAAAGCTTTTGATTATCTGAAAGAAATGATTAAGTTTAGTTGTTTGCATAATAAAACAACTGTAAAAATGAACTACAGATTACATGAAATAAGAAATACTAACCAATCATCTAGCAAATGACGAAATTTAGAAGTTACCTTGATACTTTGCAACTTCTTCTCCATCATAAAAGACCTTAAATGTTGGATAAGAATGAATATCCACCTTGGAACAAACTGATTTACTAACACCACAGTCAACTTGTCCAATCTCTATCTCATCTTCCCCTTCCATTATCTTCCCCAGGTCTTCCCACAGAGAACCCAAATTCTTACTGAAACCCAATGTAGTCATAATTAATAAGCAAATAGTATGAAATAACAGTATTAGGAGCAACTAGCCTATTATCAAATCCAAAACAGATGGTCATGATTACCAATGCTTACACCAAGGAACGCAGAATTGCACAAACCATGCAGTGTCCTTCTCCTTCACCTAAATGAAATACACAGAGACACAAACAATAAGTGATGTATCTAAAAATAGCCTTTGAAGCTAAGAAGGTGAAAGGaacagaagaaaagaaaattgatggTCTCATATTCATGTTATTTTCTCTTCAAACGAAGTTGAACCTTGGCCAATTCAAATATTAACCTTAGAAGagttttttctgttttttcctAGGGTCCTAAAAGCatgaaaatctaaaattcaaTTGATTAGATCTTTTTCCCAATTTGTACTGAGAATCTGAGCACGGTACAAAATATTCTCAATACAGGCGCCCTCATCACTCTGGGATTCCAATTTCAACCATCTTTATTATCCGTGATTTCAATCCCGGAAGGGCAGGCATCGTACTGGGGAAGTACTACACAGAAAAAATTCCTAAGATTTTGTCATAAAGAACGATTCCCACCATAAAAACTTCACACTAATGGATGAAATCTCCAACAACCCTCCCATTAAAACCACTTTGATCGATCccaattaactttcaaacacaGCCATTGATTCAATCATCCAAACAAAAATTCTTACAACCCTGACACTAAACCCTACCCCAAAAATAGTTGCTATTAGCTAGCCCAAAGTTGCCCAAATCTTGAACAGATCATAGCAGCAATACGTGAACGAAAAGGGCAAACCAAAACATTTTCAgagattataaaatttttagggCTCAACTTAGCCGTAAAATATCCCACACACTAAATCCAGAGCACGATTCAAATGCATATGcaaataaaaaccctaaccctagttCCTTGGATCTGATCttacaatcaaaacaaaatgaatcaaaatagagaagaaaaataaccTACCTTATCCGAGAAGGTATCGGCTGTTAGGGTTATGACCTCTGCTTTAGTAGTTTTTAGGCTGGAGAAAATAGTTATTAATACGAGCAAAAGAAGAAGACAATGAGATTGATTTTTCATATTCGCcatctgctgctctcaatctcagTCTCAGATTTGCTCCTTTTCCCCCCGGAAAATATGCTACAAATACCACAATTATTTTCTGTCCAAACAAACGCAGGAAACGAGGGTGTTGATGTCAGTTTCTGCGGTTGCTCTGGGTCAGAATATAATTAAAGAAAGAATCAActcttaaagaaaaatatcttaaaatcaGTTTAGCCTATTTTTTGAATTGGGGTTAAATTTGTATGTGCTCCGTTATAACCCATGGTAGTTTGTCGATCAATCTACCAAAGACGATCCaatttaactcatttaataatcttattaattaaaataattataattttaactcatttaacacatattttactcatttaaattttatttttaagtaaataatttaattaaatgataaatatgtttgattcatgcttatataaaaCCTAATTTagcctaattattaaataaaagaacttgattattaaatttcttaaataaattataataaattttaaattattaaataaaattatctaattttaaaattagttaaatacACAACTGTTAATCAAACCATACACAAgtagaaaataaggaaaaatataaattttttaacatagtTTGATGATTCATGTAATATCTACGTCTATCAAATGCATTAATACTCAGCAATCCACCAATCAAAATGAATGAGAAGAGTTATAATGGTAAAGTTCTTGCAAAAAACCCTCTTAATTGTAGCTacattatcttaaaaaataaaaccctaaacataaaatagttaaatatataataagacaAACTCAttaattttcacataaaaaaaaaatatctaggaGGCATTATCCCTTCAAACCCCGTAGGTTAACCGGAAAGCTCAATCTCGGCATCCCAAGTGAAGCGTGATAAAACTGATTTAAGTTTCACAATCTAATAATAGTATgttacctatttaataattagatagtATTTAGACTTATGTTTTTTATACTATTATTATTCATGTCGAGTTTAGattgatatataaattacaatACTTTTGACATGATGAAAAATCACCCACCAACACAAATTGGGGAAAATATTGAAAAGGATAAAAGTTGAGAAATGTGGCATTATGAAAGTTTATATGTCACAAAATGGTAGTGGTTTTGATGGTATTCCACTTATTTATAGGAACCAGCAATTGTAACAAATACAAGGAGGAGATGCTTTTcaagggtttttatttcttcatttattttatttttttaagttgaatATTCAAGAAGTGtccttttttgtttgtttttctttaataaatattctatgAATTGTTTGATCTTGATTAATTACTTTAATAGTAGAAGAAAATACCCatatggaagaaaagaaaaatgataaaaaaaaaaagaagaagaaaaaagggaaataggaaaaaaagaaaaaaaagaaatttatgtgtatatatatctttattCTCATGgaaatatttatacatttttaagcacatttatttttatttttattttttatatagttacatcataacatattatatattatagaaAATCTTAAACAatagtccttaaaaaaaaaggtttgaagAGGGAAAAATAAGTAGTTGTATTTACATCACTATCTtaccaaaaaaacaatttaaatcaattaaaatccgTGGCATCAAATTATCACTGTAGTTATTcatttttccatatatatatatatatatatatatatatatatattgtgtaaGTGTAGGATAACCCTGTATTAGTGTCATGAGGATGGTCTATAAGGTTCATAACTACTTTTCTTATTACAAAACGTCTACCTAGCCAACATTTAGATTCAATTCTATCCAAACTTTTTTGGTTCACCCCAACATTTTCCACCTATTTGACTATTGTTGAGCAATTTTTGGATATCAAACCGACCTTCCCCTTCTTTGTAATAGTATTAATTCAGTTTTCAATAACCATAAAGATTGATTTGGTTTGCAAATTTTAAAACCGACTTTCTTTattccatttaaataaatttgatcaTATCATTCAATTTCCAATAATCATAAAGGTAAATCGATCTAAATCAACCAAAATTCATCGTATCATTCAgatcaataattaaaattttatcatatcattcaaatcaataataaaaaaggtgaattttgatttaaaaaccaACTTTGTTGGTTTGATTATTAGTTTCTTTGTATCCTCAtgataaaacctaaatcaaatCGACATTTTAAgacttatatataattgttcAATATTTGATGAGTTATAAATTggatgataaattttttaatcaaataaccaatGGCAAAACCACTACcaaacattataaaaattattcccAAGTATGCtgtaaatgaatataatatctATAATGTTACgatttcatatttaatgatattgttaaattatgattttgactttgaattgaaatttacttggaatcaaatttaaaatttagaaattttaaagggaaaagtgggatttgatttattaatatgaaaatatatgaaaaaaagaatcataaaaattttaaattagtattatcttcatttatgtaaaaataatttgaaatacatgcacTTTTTAATAAGTTCATTCAATTATTCCCAAAAATGTCATTCAAATCAATTAATATCTaaactttttatgttttcattctttttagatattttattattattattattattattattatttaggatttataatataagaatttgaaaaaaatagagtttattttagtattaataagttaaaataaattcatagttttttataataaataaatttgtatttattatataatattaataattatttaatataatagagaataaaatttgttgtaagAGTTTTTAAGATATGAAATGTTTTAGTATGGTTGTAATttgatatatagtataaaaataaataaataaataaatattttatattaaataaattaatcataattaaaataatgatatattattaaatttattatttatttttaaattgataattatgattaaataggattaaataatttattaaataagatttatttGACAATATTACTTAAACTTTTAgcaaactaaaataataattctatctgtttgtttttatagaaaaaaagtcttaaataataaaataataaaataataataataataataatcataataatctAAAAAAGTGAAACATTTATAAGAAGAAATCTAGTtgtcaagtaaaaaaaatatttttgaaaataattggatgaattattaaaaaaaatgtatatatttttaattatttttaaataaatgaagataatattaattttaacattttggattttatttatttatttaaatcccacttttttcatttttaaataaattaattaattattgaagGCTGAGGAAAAGATTCCACAGAGATAAAGAAAAACACTCTACCACTCTGAAACCGCTAGACtgaacataaaaaagaaaagctccATAGTTTTTCTAAAACCCCATCATCACATCATTCCCAAATCCCTTTATCAACTTTAGTACCCTCTCAGTCTCAGTCCCAGTCTCCTTCTTCCTCTCATCTGGTGGAGAAACATCCGCTGAAGGTAAGATGACGGCTTCCCGCTGAGAATTGACCATGTGATCGTACTTGTCCTCGCTCACACCGAAGGCCATGGCAAACTCTGAGCCTCTCATGCTCTTGAGCAGCGAGTTGGCTCCTGCCAGGAACTGTGGCCTGTTTCTGCGCGCTGATGTCGTGAATCCGAAGAACTCAAAAGGGCCTGTTCTTGATGCTATTTGACAGAATGGGAAGTATCTGGGCACCCAGAAGACGTCGCCTTCACGCACTTTGGCGTCCATCGCTGATGTCCCGTTCGGGAATACGACCTTTACCGTGCCTGATCCTTTCAACACGATCCCGATTTCTGTCGCTGTTGGATTCAGATGTGGAGCCATCATTGATCCCTTCAAAAAGTTATAACAAGATGAGCCAGATTTAGTAAAGGAGCAATGTCAGATGACTACAAATTCAATCTGAAAGAGGAAGAAACCGATGATCACCGCAGTGAGGTTGACGCTGTAAATGCCGACGCCGGAGTCGGCGAGAGCCGAATAATCGGACTCATCAAGAGCAATGCTCCATCCATAGCTGTTCTTGAAATCGGGTTTTCTGTCATAGAGGTTGTAGGGCTCGGTTGGTTCCACAGGCTGCTTCTTGTTTTCGTTCCCAATTACAGAGTTCAGGAGCTTCCTCCATGACCACCATGTCCCATGTTTCTGTTCAGTTTCGACGTCAAATCCCATAATTCTCTTCAGGTGTTTGACTTTATCTTGGGTTTTCATTTCTAGGAATTTGGCCCATGTGCTTGGTTGCTGAGAATCTTTTATGTATATGATAGGGCCCCCTTCTTGTCTGGTCATGATCTCCTCCAGTTCCGACATCGAGATCTGTGAATGAAATTACATCAGCAACCCGTAAAGGAAGAGAAATGGCTTTGTTAACGAAGCAGTTTTCTCACATTAAATGCAGTTGACAGCGTCTCGGGAGCAAACCCAGTGAGAATCGATGTGGGATGTGTCCCTCCCCCGAGGAAGAAAGACTGCACAGAAACAGGTTGAAGAATATCAGAGATTCAGATTTCAGAAATCTTAGGATAGAAAACCTGctaaaaaattttgggattttcttaaaattttctagCAATCCAAACAAAATCATGAAATTGACTTTCACTAACTAAGCAGATTGCAGAAAAGAATGATTCTATGATCAGGATTTTAgaccaagaaaagaatatacCTGGAAGGTATCCATCTTCAAGCTCTCAGACATGTCAATGCTGCAAATGATATGAAGTCTCTGCCCCTCGCCTGTGTTAACCAAGTAGAAGGCAGAACCGGCAGGAATTGTATACAAATCCCCTATCTTCAACTGCTTCTCCACCAGTTCATCGTTGTAGATTGATCCAACCTTTGCTTCCCCTGCAACCACCAATCATTTATGATCGTCAAAATAAGCCAAAGATCCAATACATGGATAGAGAGAGGGGGTGGGAGAGAGATGTACAATACCTCTGCGAATGAAGAGGATCAAACTGGAATCAAGGTACTGGGGGACGAAAAGAGACTTAGGCTCCATAGTAATGAAGCCAATATGCATCGGCTTCTCTACAATTGATCTGCCTGCGGCACTCCTCACCACCCTCATCTCTCCAGCATCAGTCTTCACCATCTGCTTAGAGTCATGCATCAAGAACAACTCGTGTTCTCCCCCCTCACTCTCCTGCCTctcttctcctcctccttcAAGATGCCCCAACACCCCGCCCACTGCACACCACATGATCACAAGCACCACCCACCATAGTAGTACTGTTGCTCCTTTCCCCATGGCGTCTGTAgcctctcctctctctctctcttgcaaTTACTGTAACTGTCGCCTGATCTTAGTGGAGTTAGTGAGGAGAGCGGAGAGAAGAAGCAATTTATGAAGAGAAAAGGGAGAGAAATGAGAGCAACAGGTGTCAGCCATGCAGTGTCCGATGGTTTGCTGGCGGGTTCTGCAGCAGCCAACATTGAGATCCATTCAGAAATATCAGATCTCTTTGAGACCAAGTCTGTTGATCTAAGTAAAATTTAGAAccaatgtatataatatatatatagaatccATGTCTTAGAATAAGGGTAAAAAATTAGGAGGGGAAAGTAGAAAAATAtggtataaataaatagaattctaataaataggattttttttaaaattattgtctaatattttataaaataaaaatctatttagaaatctaaaatttttttaacatatttttaatatttttaaatatattttataaataatttttatatttaatgttttatttttaattattctacctatattatatattatttttttaaaataatcatcataaaacaagtgaaaataattaaaagatatttttaaaaaatattatattttttattcttaaaattagaaaacggttttttttattgtcacacatatttttcttgttttttttttctctaaaaaataaaaatttattaaaaaaatagttgttaaaTAAGTCCTAAAGTTAGGAGACTCTAATTATACATGTCACACTACTTCATTGATAGTACATTTTTCAGAAAAACACtatatggtaaaaataataaataataaataataaaatataatgaaattattgtaaaattataaattaaaaaactttatttcaattcaatataaaaatattttaaaggaattataataacaattttgtttcttagaaatttaatttaaaaaaaaagagttttttttatttgtttctaaacattatttcaaaaaaatggttttatattaattttttaaaataaaggtacttgacaagttatttttaaaagaaaaaataaaaatcatttaaataaacaaattttagttgttttttttttaaaaaaaaactttgtttattcaatttatattaatatcaattaaattCAATCAAAGTTTTATTGTAAACTTAAAATAGTTttgcaattgaaaataaataatttttggaaaaatatggataccaatattacaataaaatcataaatggtattttttttattagaatataATGATACTATTATAGTAAACAtcataaaatatggatattaattaatttttttgttaaaaataaattgtaatattttaaaaataataatgactaatatattttatttaaaatgaatttataaattgatttttttttaaatgtaaataagtcaagattttttattataagtACACGTTTATTTACTTGATCATGAAGAAAacaatttgaatcaattttgaTTTAGCTTGATATTAAttgggataattttttttaattttaaaattagttgattaattaaaaaaatttgggacaTTAAAAGCgtatttaatagtaattttaagaagttaTAGACCTCGTTTTGGTCTATAAgtttttgggatattttgagaGGATATTTTCACCACTTTGAGGAGTTTTTGGCAGCTGGTACGAGAGAGTGGCATGGGAGGAGTGATCTTTTAGGTAAGAAATCAGAGGTTGACATGTTGCATGGGGATTCTTTGGCTTGAGGGGCAAGCCAGCAGAGCAGAGAGAAGAGGCTGCTACAGGGAGATGAGatattttatggattttttttctgttgTTTGAGGAAGGGGAGAACTAGAGTGAGAGGTACGGGGTTTACAGAAAAACATGGGGGTAACTTGAGGAAAAAGGGAGCTAAGGGGAAGAAGAGGGTATCAGTGGGGGTAGTTCACGAATTTTCTAGAGAATTTTTGGAGCAAAAACAGTGAGAAACCCATCACAAATTTGCTGGGGAGAAGCATTTATTGCGTATTTCCCATCCACTTCAACTGGtatgtttttcttctcctttttctgcCGATTATGGGATGATGTTTGTTGGTTGGGAGTAGCATGTTCACATCTCTCCTCTTAATGGTTTTTGCTGCAAATTCGTTTGTCCTTGTCTCATTTTCCCCATGAGATATCTGTAACCttgttctgtttttttttatgtagtcATTTGATATCACCCACTCTCGTCTAAGCCTGTTGATTCAAATATGAAGCATGGCTTGTACGAGTTCTTTATTTTGTTCCTACCCTTTGCTCTCTATTTGTTGTTTTCTATATTCTTGGTGTTCGTCCATGGTGTTAATGGGCTgtgtttatttaattaaaaaatcaatgagATTGGAGATCGAGTGGCAGCCATGGAGGATTGATCTGGTGACATGTTTGTTgttgaattaaaaattcaaagtgGCCGGTCATAGAAGTTAAATGGAATGTAGTTTTTGATGTTAATATGGAATCTTGAAATCAATGCAATCGGTCATGAGTATGTGAGATATTAGTGCTTATttatgtgaataaaaaattcaatgtaAAATGGGATTGATAATGTTAGTGGTTGTTTGTCTTAATAAAAAGTCAATGTGAATATGTTATGAGAAAGAACAACACTTGCCATCATCAACCTCACAGTACAATGCCGTATGCACCCCCGGGGACCCACTTGTGTATGGTTTGCATTGGCCTCATTAGGCTACGTgtcatcttcattttcttcctctttgattttaaaaatgattttttttttccgaatcccatttttcaaataattctttagattttagtttttttgaaataatttcaaatctccCATTTTTCATCTTTAGCATTTTTCTTAGGTTTCgaaaatccatttttcaataaaatttgccGCCATTTTCTTCCTAGCGAGCCTCATTTTCACAtcttccatgttttttttttttttaaatgttttaaaataagcaagaatccAATTtcgtaattccaagtgatggagTTATTGGAATTGatttatgcaaaataaaatggGCTTTGATGGGGGACCCCACATCAGAGGAATAAAGATAAACTTGAGTGAAGTGCAAGATTTTTCATTGAGGACTTATTACACTATTTAGAGACACATGCGTgctatattttatgtttattaattgtgcactaacctcacttcttgatagcgcattgagGATTGTTGCCCAAGTATGTATCTACTCACATCCTGATCATTCTCTGTGCATGTTCTGACTCTCATACGTGCATGATCGTTCTGAGTATTCATTAATTTAC
Proteins encoded in this region:
- the LOC100259023 gene encoding protein disulfide isomerase-like 5-1, with product MANMKNQSHCLLLLLVLITIFSSLKTTKAEVITLTADTFSDKVKEKDTAWFVQFCVPWCKHCKNLGSLWEDLGKIMEGEDEIEIGQVDCGVSKSVCSKVDIHSYPTFKVFYDGEEVAKYQGPRNVESLKTFVLEEAEKAAMKAELENEKDL
- the LOC100253668 gene encoding vicilin-like seed storage protein At2g28490, giving the protein MGKGATVLLWWVVLVIMWCAVGGVLGHLEGGGEERQESEGGEHELFLMHDSKQMVKTDAGEMRVVRSAAGRSIVEKPMHIGFITMEPKSLFVPQYLDSSLILFIRRGEAKVGSIYNDELVEKQLKIGDLYTIPAGSAFYLVNTGEGQRLHIICSIDMSESLKMDTFQSFFLGGGTHPTSILTGFAPETLSTAFNISMSELEEIMTRQEGGPIIYIKDSQQPSTWAKFLEMKTQDKVKHLKRIMGFDVETEQKHGTWWSWRKLLNSVIGNENKKQPVEPTEPYNLYDRKPDFKNSYGWSIALDESDYSALADSGVGIYSVNLTAGSMMAPHLNPTATEIGIVLKGSGTVKVVFPNGTSAMDAKVREGDVFWVPRYFPFCQIASRTGPFEFFGFTTSARRNRPQFLAGANSLLKSMRGSEFAMAFGVSEDKYDHMVNSQREAVILPSADVSPPDERKKETGTETERVLKLIKGFGNDVMMGF